One genomic segment of Octopus sinensis linkage group LG22, ASM634580v1, whole genome shotgun sequence includes these proteins:
- the LOC118767561 gene encoding uncharacterized protein LOC118767561 has translation MKNRSLMFLLQCVTILHFVTAQDPVTESKDLAINMGALDSMNCDNSSYAIIPPKATVSLLQDEVKPMLLNNDVEETIFENVKEEMTIVKGDIKNTVDRKHGENMTTAEKEDKETMFAKFVQYIKSCATPGNASLIFPSIYVLFVVVVTGLQMSSYF, from the exons atgaaaaaccGTTCCTTGATGTTTCTTTTACAATGCGTTACTATTCTTCACTTTGTTACGGCTCAGGATCCAGTAACAGAATCAAAGGATCTAGCCATCAATATGGGCGCATTAG ATTCGATGAATTGTGATAATTCTAGCTACGCAATAATCCCACCAAAAGCAACTGTTTCACTACTGCAAGACGAAGTGAAACCGATGCTGCTTAACAATGATGTTGAAGAGACGATATTTGAGAACGTCAAAGAAGAAATGACGATAGTAAAGGGCGATATCAAAAATACGGTTGATAGAAAGCACGGAGAAAACATGACGACGGctgaaaaagaagacaaagagacgATGTTTGCAAAATTCGTCCAGTATATAAAGTCCTGTGCTACTCCGGGCAACGCTTCCTTAATTTTCCCTTCTATATacgtattgtttgttgttgtcgtCACTGGGCTACAGATGTCATCCTATTTTTAA
- the LOC118767532 gene encoding uncharacterized protein LOC118767532 → MKFHTVLFLSLFMSTFYLLTAHDTAASSLLPSSSSPAAAAPAAAAAAALTASTPDINIIRLDTNQNASAPLVNDEPAVQAKPGIIKSLGNSIKSYLVRIRKAVFNHSLIIGPVVVTAFVVGVTVLTHRNRFS, encoded by the exons atGAAGTTCCACACAGTATTGTTTCTCAGTTTATTTATGTCTACATTCTACCTTCTCACGGCTCATGATACAGCAGCttcatcattattgccatcatcatcatcaccagcagcagcagcaccagcagcagcagcagcagcagcattaacaGCATCAACTCcagacatcaacatcatcaggcTCGACACCAACCAGAACGCATCAG CTCCGCTTGTCAACGATGAACCAGCAGTGCAGGCTAAGCCCGGTATCATTAAGAGTTTGGGAAACAGTATAAAATCGTACTTGGTTCGAATAAGAAAAGCAGTTTTCAACCATTCTCTCATCATTGGTCCAGTTGTTGTCACTGCTTTTGTTGTTGGGGTAACAGTGTTAACGCACCGGAACCGATTCTCTTAA